Genomic DNA from Solanum dulcamara chromosome 4, daSolDulc1.2, whole genome shotgun sequence:
CCACAGACAGATGGCCAGGAAGAGCGTATGATACAAACATTGGATGATATTTTAAGAGCCTGcattattgacttcaaaggtaattgggataacCATTTACCTCTTATCGATTCTGCATACAATAATTGCTTCCATttgagcattcaaatggctccctatAATGCTCTATATGGGagaaggtgtagatcaccaattggttggtttgaggttggtgaagcttACTTGATTgggccagacttggttcaccaagacatgtagaaggtgaagatcatctAAGAGAGGGTGAGAACTGCTCAGAATCGCCAAAATTtttacactgatgttagaatgAGAGATTTGGAATTTAAAGTTCATGATTGgctatacttgaaagtttcacccatgaacggtgtgatgagatttgcaAAGAAAGGGAATCTTATTCCACTttatattggtccttatcagattatgaagCAGGttggtaatgtagcctatgaattggagttgcccctaGAGTTGGCAGCTATTCATCCcatgtttcacatctctatgcttaagaagtatcTGGAGTTTCTTTATTTGTTGTCCCGACTAAGatcattggggtgaaagagagtttgagttatgcaGATCCTAGTTCATATTCTTTATAGTTAGGTTCGTAAATTGAGAACCAAGGAGGTAGCATCCATCAAAGTTCTATGTCaaaatcagtttgttgaagaggctacatgggaagctgaagaggataaGAAAGCTATATACTCTTATCTATTCATGCCTCctaatgatgatgttgattgGAATGTTCCCTTCAGATTTTTGATTGGAAGTTCATTCTGAGTAAGagtatttgatatttattcaTGAGTCTGAGTAGTTGATTGTTTGAATGTCTGATTGTTGAGTTCTTGATTGTATTTTTGTGGTGAGTAAACCCTTAGTTTGGTATTCATTAGAGGAATAATGATCCCAAGTGGGAGATTTTGTAACACCCTATGTTATACTAACCTAAACTAGGATCAATGACAATGAGAAAATTAAAGGGAAAAGGTTGACCCTAAGGACTACGGGTGTCCTCTATGATTCTTAGAGggttctacgagttgtagggaCTACTAGTAGACCCTGA
This window encodes:
- the LOC129884287 gene encoding uncharacterized protein LOC129884287, which gives rise to MGSTTHVEEGKKELAKEVHRLACLRVQLIDSSDGGTIILNRVESSLVVETDGQEERMIQTLDDILRACIIDFKGNWDNHLPLIDSAYNNCFHLSIQMAPYNALYGRRCRSPIGWFEVGEAYLIGPDLVHQDIMRDLEFKVHDWLYLKVSPMNGVMRFAKKGNLIPLYIGPYQIMKQVRKLRTKEVASIKVLCQNQFVEEATWEAEEDKKAIYSYLFMPPNDDVDWNVPFRFLIGSSF